The genomic window cgccaaacgagtagtttgcactactcattcccgccagcTACATcagcgggcgtgaagtagccaaacacgagcttcTCCTCAttggtagaacctgaaagagcagtgtgagtacgaaggtatttgcaaaacttaatccataataagCACATATAATAGCCCGACTCTAAGGAGAATGCATTGAGGTATTAACAAGCGGccatatggttaagtaaatttcataagtgAAATGCAACTTGACATACACATGTGAGCTTCTATATTTAACCATAGGTCTCATTCAATATCATAGTTATTACAAGAACATATGTAATTGGAACCATAATAAGCATATCTGCAAACAGAACCAGCTCAACCATAACCCAACATGCCATACCAcaacatcccacattcgtgactctacgactgatgcagatggacataagcatgctcatgaccaagagcgcagCAATTTGaatttacaccctgcaggggtacaactttacctacACGAACCGGGTCCATCATCTTGGCCTCCGAGACAACATTTCTCATACCCAAAAttacccacttgcacataccCCCTATGGCACTGAGGTTACCACAAGCATATCCCGGACACCTCTGActccctgccaccttgcttctcctttatttttcttacgcgtcatagggccgGAAGGCAAGCGTCAACACAGCGTATGATACTCAGCTCATTTGTCCATTATCCAAATATGtgacgaaaagtgctaaagccaatggcATCGACtgacggtgcttaaatgatgaaAACGGTCTATGGTATTCGGGCTCCTCTCaagacctacccctagcactacccacatcttgcctcatccTTACATCTCATATAgcccacatcattgtcattgtgtttctaaacaataagtaagccctaagctcgtgaacaacagCTGAACAATTGCTCGATTTCTACCGATGacttaagcattgctaagccTATCGGACAAACttgtaagttagacatcaacaatgttatcaaggctacaaggatatggataatcaacaactcaagatagaggtaatgcaattcatcaacataggttttacCCATCTAAACCCAACAATGGACTCACTACTcatacaaacatacataaaacgtaatttatcaagttatacaatacgagatccaaagtagtatGTTGAGTATGTTtggatgcttgccttgctgctctggcggTTGTCTGATACTCCCGACGCAACACTTATAGCACTTCGATAGATTGGTGTTGCCTTCACTTGCTTGGACCGACAGcgtaacgctctctaaacgaatcaagaatgcattacaaaaataatcaaacaatggaaaagtgtgcatatgatgcttgAAAATTAATAGAGCTCCGCGTTTTGAGAACATTTACAAAAGACCACCCAATGATTAGGGTTCCAAAGTTTAAAACTCCAGATAAGgcaacctaagtgcatatagtTTTaagtggctggcggtcagatcggtgTTAAAGCGGCAGTCAAACCACCGacgtgcagaaggttttggcctctggtGCCACTTTGCAGGCCCACCGGTGATGCCTTCGACCATGAAGGataccaaaatactctatgggactagtagtgtgcttctaaagtgatttggactatattcaccgagctaaactcaaaatacccaatggataagccctaggctaggttgaacttgggttcATACGACATGAGGATCGACTCGATCTTGGGAATGATGGGAAAAGGGTAGGGGATGGCTCACCTTAGTGTACAGAAACCTTCTATATGAGGGGATCACTCCGGGGAAACtctgatttggagatcgggctaTGGGTTGGTTTGGGtcttgaggtggatgaactcgTGTGGAAACTTCACCGACGACGAGGGTGAAGGGGGTGGGCTCGAGGAAGCCTTCAAGGAGCTCAAGGAAGTCCCCTCCGTTGATCTCTGATCATCGTGGGTGTCGAgatggtctctctctctctctctctctctctctctctctctctctctctctctctctctctctctctcttggtatgggtgaaggagtgagtgagaaTGAGGGTGTGAGAGATAGTGAGTGAGAGAGGTTTAGCCGACTTGCTTAAGTGGAGTCTCTGCgctgtggcggtcagaccacgggaAGTGTCGTTCGGACCATGGAAAGCCGACGTGGCAAGCCTATGTGGCTGTCCCCTAGAGGTCAGACCGTGGAGAATCCCAGTCAGATCATGAGGGCTGTtgctgaaaacttgattctattccactttttctattctttttcatctccaaggtatttagggttTTCCTAATGGACTCTAAACTACctccaagtacttttgaaataagttaaactcaaattatcaaacgAATATGCATAAACATAATTCCATGATAATTATGAATACTTAATCACGTGAATAacattttgggacatgacactAGGTGTTGATTACCATGGATGGAGATCAACCCCTAGGGCCCCGATATCTTGACACAGAGGGAGTTGTGATGGGGGACTACTCCAAATTGGTTATCCGTAGATCTTCCCccatcgaccaacacccttcgGACTTCAACCTCACCGATGGTGGTGATGACCAACGCGTCGGTATAGGGGAATTTACCCTCATAGCATCATCATGGGTGAAAGTCACCGGGGCTTCAGCCCATCCGGGAATTTGGTGGTGGATGCTGGTGGCCCCAACATGGTTGACCCCTCATGCATAGTCTCACTATTGCCACTTTGAGGAGCCACCGGAAGGTCCTCCTCCTATTATGGTGAGGACTACTTGCCTAGAAATACCCCCCTTGTCGACGTGCTGCACCGTAGGCAACGGCGGTGGCAGAGGTAGAGCCAGCTGGGGATGGTTCGGCAAGGCCAGGTGGTCAGTCTGGTCACCTGctgtaataccgaatttttggaggaaagaaatgaaaggaatttgaccgaattttgactttttgatccgttgctcgtatggccgatcggagaccgcggtagcgttcatctcgtcgagacgaacccattttgctattcatatgtccgttccgagcACTCTGGGgcccgtagcgagcccaataaatctagaccgttcgttgttttgaaaaaaaaaaagaggggataagtgctggatggatcggtcctcaacccgatccatccagactcttcaCGTCGTGTGCCGTCTCGCTCTCTCGCGaacactctctctctcgtttctctctctcccgccGCCGAATACTGCtgccgcgccggccgccgcagCCCGCCGCCGtgcccctgccgccgccgccgcgccaccgGTCGCCGCCGCAGCTCAGCCGCCGGCCGACCGCCTGCTCCGGCCGCCGTGCGCCGTGCCAGCTgcgccgccgcgcccctgctgcgtcgccgtgcgcgcgcgccgctgcgccgcgcccgccgccgccgccaccgccggccaccgccggctgcctccccctctctccctctgtgtTGCCGTGATAGCCCAGACGGCCGAAGCAAGCGACACAgaggaagaagccaggaagaagaagaaggaagaaaaggaaaggaagaaagagaaaagaaaagaaagagagaaaagaaaagaaaaagaaagaaaaggaaaaaaaaaaaaagaggaaaaagttggaaatttcggaatttcATTGGATTCGTCGTCAAACTTTCGAAGGTgaattctcggtaatttctgaaCATTTGTagttggattaaatcaaatcaaacaattcctgtcgtatcatttcatgtgatcaatagtctgattcgtttTGATAATCGttgttgattcgaagatacgacatctgAGTCGAAGTATTCAATTAATCGAAGCCAAGTATAATTAGTAAGAattttggttcgactctgaattggaaatagagtatcatttcatgtgatacagttctcTATTCAGTTGTCCGGAATATAGGCGAAGACGCGACGTTTTCAAGCGTAGAGTTGAcacttcatattttatgtgttttaaatgtgctttagttctaatagtatgcctgtacaggtggtactatttccggacgttcttgatcgaattttcttcatcgtcggtaaaggcaagtgaatgtattgtatgactatgctttaacctaatattaggttgcctacattctttaattacagtgcattcatctaatctgaatgactgattctgggctgagtactatgttgtttacgtttccagaagtttactcgatgattgatttatgaagtgcagtaggcacgatatgccattctgcagttgttcactagtgttgtatgcaatgtttttttgaagtctcaagcatattctggaagttatgttggttatgcttgaagcacgtcatacatatacgtctcatgcattggaagtttgtcgtcgtcttctggccgcgaccgtaccggtacagtaccgtatgtcacccgaggaggggtacggtgcacacccttacgttacccgaggaggggtaagggtgaggagagcatgtcatgtgcatggttatgtcttcttgtgaaattcaatgaattattcatatcaaatcttatttcctttagttagcgtgtatatagatatatatgcggctctgaaggcttataccaaccgaatgttaaaatgtttaatgttatcgttggacttgcttagtcataattgtttctcctagtgttggcggtgtatttcattactagtttctatttagaattgttagcacattcaactgtggctatatagctttttgttaaagtacctttcacttgctgagatttttgaatctcacccgtgttttctttacaggtatgtttagatgttgacgtgcattttggggatggatctcggtagctgcacacactaacttatcacgatgtcgatagctcaaccggtgtatacaagtggtgtgtctgatggtccgtcgtttgtttttgtttatgttgtggtacgacgctggtagcgtcgtggcggactctatatatatgctggttatatctgtttctgcctgcctgtgatatttttttggtcagttatacctctccatagaggaaatactgccaaaatttccttttttttaataaataggcttggttgtaaagtagggtgttacacctgcTACCAGCCTACAACCTTCACGCTACTTGTCACCGGCATCCTTCGGAAGGTGATGAGGGTTCAGAAATCTTCGGTGTTGTGGGAACGTCCTTTCCCATGTGAATGCACCAGCATCCCTCGTTTGACCATCGATCTAGTGCACGTTGCCGCTCTAGGAAGGCTCCAGAGCATCCCCGGTCTCTCCCCCTGGAACGGGATGGGTTCGGAGCCCCTTGGGTTTGAGCGATGTTGTGAACACCACGCTGTTGCCATTGTCGGGGCCCTCACATCCTGGAGCCTTTGGCCTCCTCGGAGCCCCTCTTTGTCGACGAAGGTGGCGGGGCATGTGAGGAGCATGCTTGCGAGGTCCGCTTTTTGTGCCCAACGCCGGAGGCCATGGCGAGAAGTGCGGCCTCCCGATGGAGCCGCTCGTGcgtattcctcgaatttgcacATGAGGATGCTCACTGAGTGCACCGGGCGTCGATGTAGCTGATCGAAGAGAGGTCCGGAGGTCAGGCCTTTGGTTGCGGCATCGATAACTGATGATTCTGAACTTGGTTTGGGTGAACCTCCGAAAGTATTGCCGAAGGGTCTCACTAGGTTGTTGTTTGATTGCATATGGGCTCTCCGAGGTCACTGGCTCGACGAAGGTACTCTGGAAGTTGTTGTAGTAGGAGTCTCTATATTGGGCCCAGGTATAGGTGGACTTGGGCTCAAGTGCCCAGAACCACCAGAGAGCTATCCCCTCTAAAGCGAGAAGAAACACTTGGCCATGATGGCATGCCTGCCTCTGTTGGCCTCGATGACGAGGGCGTATGCGTGTGAACTCCTACGAGTCCGAATCACCCTTGGATTTAGGTAGCTTGAGGGTCCAAAACCCGTCTGGGAAGGGTACGACATGTAGGTTCATCTGAAGGGAAGAGTCGGAGTAGATGAGCGAGGCCTCACGTCGATGGTCTTGAAGCCCTGCTGCCTACTGGTCAACCATGGACGACGTGTGATGATGGTGTGTCATGATGACGACGCCTTCGTTGGCCCTCGGAGCCCGAGCCGACGCAGCGTTGGCTGCTATGGGTGCCACAACGGCCATGCGGATATGTGGTTGTGAGCCCATAGGGCCGTCTACAGCTCCTCCAACTGGGCCAAGAAAACCACTACGTGTGCATGCTGGTCGGCTGCGCGGCTTGTGCGAGATAGAGTATAGATAGATAGAAGTGCCGCTAGTATCGATGGTTAGAAGTTTATCTTATTCTCTGATTAATGTGGGAATTCTCTCAGAGTATGTGATTAGTACAAGTATAGATAGATGAtaataaaaatatcaaaaaaatgtTCGGAAACATATCTAAAACATCATGTTCTCGTGAGCTCCTGAAGCCAGCTCTCAAGTAGGCGACCTGGGTTCGAACCCAAGCGCTCACCCCTGCATGTGCTATCAACTCTCTGTTGCTGAGGGTGTGAGCCTCTATATTGAAAAAAAGTTCTCGTGAGCAAAAAAGAGTACCGCTAGTATCTCTGAAGGCATCGGGCACTCCAAGCGCTGCTGCTGAGGGCTCTAATCTGTGCAAGCGGGCTTCAGTTGGGTCTTGTAGATGGGCTGGGCTGTGGTTCACCTGCCCCATGCGGACGCGGTAGCAACTAGCagaattttttcaaatttatttatatatatgttgcAACTAGCAAAGGAGAGTACGGCTGGCCCACATTCTAAGAGcttattttcttggttttatttTTCAGAACATAGTGTTCTATTCATTATAGCATCATCTAGGCAAATCGCCGGACACGACAGCCGATTCAAAATCCGGGGCATAATCCAACCATGCAGGCGACTTTCTCGAGTGAAAGAGAGTTTTGAGCACCttctcaacaaaaaaaaaaaaaaaacgactTCGTTCCAGCCTCAGGAACAAAAACATCTCATGTTTCATAGTGTgcgattggaaaaaaaaaaagaaatgaccaTGAAGCAACGCAAGACTTGTAGAATACTGCTACATTTCCCATAAGTATACGTAGAATAATCCTCTCTaggaagaaaaaggatggtCAACTTAAGAGGTACATATCCCACGACAGCAACCCATGGTTAATTATATCTAGATGATAAGGGCAATTTCATGCTTACATCGATAATCCTGCAGCTTGTGAAGCATGCACACATGTACAGTACTGTAAAATTTCTTACCAGTTTACTTGTAGCTTACCACGGGTTCATCTCCCGCCTGAGATGCCGGTAAATGCGCCATCGCTCAATGTTGACGCATGCGACATGATGTGTGAGTCGAACCCTTCACTCGGCAGCAAGGCTTGGATACCAAAGCTAAGGCTTTCTGGCATTAGCTCTGGCAATTTCATGTCCCCATCCAGGTACTGCATGACCTGTCGCATGCTAGGCCTTGCATCAGGAACTGGGTGGGAGCATAGCAGCCCTAGCTTCAGCACCAGGCTTGTCTGGTGAGTGTCAAACTCATCTTGTAGCCTAGGATCCACTGCCCTCGCTAGTAATCCTTTGTGCCATTGCTCGAGCACCCAATCAACCAACATCGATACTCCATTGTCGACCTGTTTGGTCTGTTCAACAGGTCTCCGCCCACAGGTGACCTCAAGAAGAAACACCCCGaatgcaaacacgtcggtgAGAGGGGATGCTCTGCCTGTCCGTGCCAACTCCGGTGCTAGGTAGCCCATGGTGCCAACAACATGTGTGGTTTGTGGGTCGATGCCGTGGTCATACAACTTCGCTAGACCGAAGTCACCGAGTCGGGCATTCATCTCGGCGTCGAGGAGCACGTTGCTTGCCTTGATATCTCGGTGGATGACAACTTGATCCCACTCCTCGTGAAGGTAAAGCACACCTGAGGCGATGCCTTTGATTATGTGAAATCTATGCACCCAGTTCAAAGACGGCTTGCCATCTTGTTCGTACAAATACTTGTCAAGGCTTCCATTTGACATGTATTCATAAACCAAGAGAAGTTCACCTCTTCTCCGACAATAGCCAAGCAGTGGCACTAGGTTGCGATGTCGTAGGCGGCCAATACTAACAACCTCGGCAATGAACTCTTTCATACCTTGCCTTGAATCATGAGACACCCTCTTCACTGCAACCTCCAACTTGGACGATGGAAGCACCCCTCTGTACACCCTCCCGAACCCCCCTACACCAAGCAGGTACTTGTCCTTGAAACCTTGTGTTGCTCTGAACAGATCCTTGTAGGAGAACCGATGTGGCCCAAACTCGATCTCCCAATCTTCCCGCAGCTCGGCAAACCTCGATCGTCTCCGCATAAATTGGAGGATGGCAACACCTATCGCAAGAACGAATATCCCAGTCGCTATTGGTAGAAATGTTTCCATGAGCATGGAAGAATGTTTCTTTGGACCCTCGCCAGGTAGCTTTGGTAGCTTGGTTACATCAATGGCTGGAGCAGGTTGGTTCATACCAAAGCTCCAACCGAGCACATAGTGTTGTGAATCGATGTTCCCCGTTGTGGACGAGAAGCCGACATATGCCTCATCTGTGAGCACTATAGATAGGTTGTAGGTTGTTGAGAGGAGTGGCCTAATGGGTTTGGACATCTTGAGAGGAGCAATGGTCACACTTATCTTGGTGGTCTCTTCATCATAATCTACCCATACTTTCATCGCCTCATGGCTATTTAGTGTGATATTTCGAAAATCACCTTGGCTGTCCTCATAGTAGCCGGTGTAGTAGGATTCAGCTGAGAGGATGCTGTTAACATCGATGCCGATGTGGTTGTCGTTGATGTCCTGGAACTCGCTGTTTTGGATGGTATCAAGCTCGACGGCGAAGATATGGTTGCTTGCGTTGCCGTTGCTCTGGCGGTTGAAGATTCCTAGTAACCCCCTCGTCCCCGTGGCAGAGAGGTTCTTGGTCGGGCAAACAAGGAAGGCCATGCCCTGCGAGCTCAAGTTGGGGTAGATGGAGAGGATGGCGAACACGAAGGAGACGGAGAAGGACTGCACTGCACCGCCGGGTGCCTTGCGGAAGCGCAGCGGGTCAGGGTGGAACGCGTGACCTTTGTCCTGCCCGTTGCCGTCGGTCAGCCGGAGGAGGCCGCTCGGTGTGACGGTCGCCATGCCATCGAGGCTGAGGTTGGCACCGGCGAACCCGGTGTAGGTGAATGGTCCGTCGCCATCACTCGTGGTTGCAAGGTTGAGGCCAAGGAACAGTGATGATAGAAGCAGCTGCAAGGACGCTGAGCGCTTCATGTTAGGCTTCACTACTCCAGCTAGGTAGCAAGCCTATTTGATTTGTAACACGAAGGATCGACAGAAGCTGAATACATATACTTGTATTGAAGCTGTTACGGTGGAGTCTAGCTTACAGGTGCAGGGAGagttagattttgaaaataactGAACTTTTGTTACTTTTCAGTCACTTCTTTAACCACTGGATCAAACATCCAACAGCTCTCACATAGTACTGCAATTTTAAGCTACGTAGTCGGAATTTTTTAGGTGATTGAGTGGTAAGAAATTTTCAGGCAAATGAAATCGTATAGATCTAAGTAGAAAATTGCTTTTTaactctgaaacttcaaataaaaaagaaccgAACAAGTAGCCCGTAGCCATAGCCCATAGATGAGGTGCGCCATGCCTTGTTAGCTGGGCACGGCGACGCAGACATGAGAATCAATGTAGATAAATGGACAAAGAAATTAATTGAGGGTTTTCCTCGTGGGCATGTTTCTAGTACCAAGTTGCTCTATCACTTTTGATGGGGCCCTTGAAACTGAAAGATTGGCATCCTGCAGCATGTCTTGTGCAGAACATTGCGAGTACCTTCTGATGGTGGGAACATTGTTGTCAAGGCTTAAGACAGAGCAGTTTGCAAGTTGTGAAGCGAGGTGACAGCCCTCTTGTTGGAAAAAACAGGCAAGGGTCAGTCATGTGTGTTCCATAATGCTGTTAGCAACTTAGCATTGCAGTGGGTTTGCCTGAGTTGTGCGGAAGACAAACAATGAACAACAACGCAGGTATTTTGTAACATCGAGGCATTTAGGGCTTGTTTGATTGGAAGGCAAAGCCAACCATACTAAAATTTGATGATACCTAAACAGTTTGATTGCCATTTGGAGGTGCTAAATTTAGCATAGCCTATGATTTGGCAAGATTCTTGACATATTTTTGGTAAAAGTGTGGGtggaaaaaataattatccTCAATAGGTGACTGGTTATCATTGCTAGTTCGgctagaaccgatagtgataacctCCAACGACCAATTAATCATTAAGGTCGTATGAACCGGCAAGTGGTACCACTTATTATTGTCAGTTCATGTCACCAACTAGCGGTGATGTATTTCTGTCAATTGGTAACATGAATCGACCATGATAATGTAGTATCATTGTCGTTGTTTTGTTTcaaactggcaatgataattGTATAGTATAAAAGCCTATGATCCTCTTCCCTAAGCCCGAGCTGAACAGAAGGAGTTTTGTTCTTCCATTGCCAACAATCATTTGTCACGACTTGGTGTTTGGAGGCTTCAAAATTTAGAGGAATTCACGTGCCCTAGGTGCTCCAAGGTTGATAACCTGATTTACCTTTCATTTGTAGTTAGCTTTACTTACTAAATTGCTCTAGGTTTTGAAAGTAGGCATTCTTTCATGGCGAAGGATTTTTAAGGACCTAGAGCTTTAATTTAGGAAATAGATTGCAATTACCTCATTATACATGCATGGAGATTGCTTAGATCAAGATCTAGCTTCAGTTTAAGGTTTAGATCTAGTTCCATTCTATTTTATGGTGGATGAGCTCATAAGAgggatttgtttttttattgagaTTGTTCATATAGTTAATAATATAGCTAGGTTATAGCTATCTAGATATATGAGTTACCTAGATCGTTTAGATGAATTTACGTTAGCTagatatgagcatatttttAATTCTAATCAAGTAGCATTACATAttttattatcattaattaattTGGTGAATTTAgataattaataaaatattgtgTGAACAagtattaattattaaaattatttttaaaattgtgATTGTTCATATGAAATTTAGATAGATTAGTTACATTGATCTTTTAAATGTATTTACCCCTGAGtatattaattttaattatCTAGAATTATATTCTTATTTGATgtttattattttaatagattttaaaTAATGAATAAAGAATTATATGATAATTTATTGATTTACTAAAATTTAGTTGTTAtaattaattgtagatggatcaaagatggatgtacgatgcagATCGTCGCTCCCTAGAGTTCATTAACAACATGACTGCTTTTCTGAGAGCGGCCATGGAATACAAGCACTACCACAAAAAGGGTGATCACTACCGGTTTCAAAAccgtatcactaccagttttggaaccggcagtCCTTACTCAGCACTGATGATCAGTagagcaaacaaaaaaaaggaaaatgagccGACTCGGCTGCTGCCACCGCTGGCTCGCTCCGCCACCTCTGCCATGCCAGCTAGACCCTGCACAAAAAAACACTACGGCATGAAGGCAACCACCACAGCACACAGCAAAAGGAGTGTGTCGTCGCTGTCCTTCTTGACGTCGACCACGAGCATAGACGATGAGCCACGACAAGTTGGCCCTTGGTCCCACCGCGCTCCGCGCCCTCGGACCCACCGTCCTTAGGGTAGCCACACTTGGACCTGCCTCCCTCGACTGGCTCCCTCGGACCCGCCGTCGTGGATCTCGTGAGGTCGGTGGGGGAGGAGGCCGATGGGGAGGCCAGTGGGGGAGGAGACCAGGAGGGGTGGCGGGGTGGGGAGGGAGGTAGTCGTGCCTGGAGAGGAGGGGTGGTGGGGTGGGGAGGGCAGCAGCCATGCCTGGAGAGGAGGGCGGCGGGGGTGGGATggttgggagagagagagagagagagagagagagagagagagagagagagagagagaagagagagagggggggaggaGCTAACGTGCCTGGAGAGGCAGGGGATTGGATAAGGGCTGTTGGATGTGagctgtgaaaaaaaaatgaattgaaGGGCAAATTTCGAGTCTGATCCTTCACTTCACTACCAGTTTGTAATAAAAACTGGCAATGATGATTAttaaaaaccggtagtgatacactAATAATACTAGTTTGGTATGATTGATGCATGAGTGGTGGTTTTAGCCGAACCGACACTGAAGAGCCGCAATTTATGATaggttctatagtagtgaagtCAAATTAGCATACAGACTATATGTTGTCCATACGTTGATTGCAAAAATGAGAAATAGTTTTCAGCGAAGGTGTTATAGGTGGAGTTTTTCCGCGAAGGGAGTGTctaattttcaaaataattgAACTTTTGGTGCTTTTCGGTCACTTTTTTCAACCATCGGATCAACAACCAACAACTCACATAGTTTGCAATTTTAAGCTATGTAGTCGTATCTTTAGGTGATTGAGAGGTAAGGAATTTCCATGAAAATGAAATCGTAGAAATCTAAGTGTA from Phragmites australis chromosome 14, lpPhrAust1.1, whole genome shotgun sequence includes these protein-coding regions:
- the LOC133891019 gene encoding L-type lectin-domain containing receptor kinase SIT2-like gives rise to the protein MKRSASLQLLLSSLFLGLNLATTSDGDGPFTYTGFAGANLSLDGMATVTPSGLLRLTDGNGQDKGHAFHPDPLRFRKAPGGAVQSFSVSFVFAILSIYPNLSSQGMAFLVCPTKNLSATGTRGLLGIFNRQSNGNASNHIFAVELDTIQNSEFQDINDNHIGIDVNSILSAESYYTGYYEDSQGDFRNITLNSHEAMKVWVDYDEETTKISVTIAPLKMSKPIRPLLSTTYNLSIVLTDEAYVGFSSTTGNIDSQHYVLGWSFGMNQPAPAIDVTKLPKLPGEGPKKHSSMLMETFLPIATGIFVLAIGVAILQFMRRRSRFAELREDWEIEFGPHRFSYKDLFRATQGFKDKYLLGVGGFGRVYRGVLPSSKLEVAVKRVSHDSRQGMKEFIAEVVSIGRLRHRNLVPLLGYCRRRGELLLVYEYMSNGSLDKYLYEQDGKPSLNWVHRFHIIKGIASGVLYLHEEWDQVVIHRDIKASNVLLDAEMNARLGDFGLAKLYDHGIDPQTTHVVGTMGYLAPELARTGRASPLTDVFAFGVFLLEVTCGRRPVEQTKQVDNGVSMLVDWVLEQWHKGLLARAVDPRLQDEFDTHQTSLVLKLGLLCSHPVPDARPSMRQVMQYLDGDMKLPELMPESLSFGIQALLPSEGFDSHIMSHASTLSDGAFTGISGGR